The sequence ACTCCAGACAGATCAGCTTTTTATTCCCAGCCGTTGAAGCTGGGATTCACATTGCAGCAGCGGTGAAGGAACCTGGGGTGTAGCTTATACCATAGCAAGGGGGGGGGTGTATTTGTGAGGTATCTGTGTTGAGTTTTTAACTCTGAACTAGTAGCTGAGTCTGTGAAGCACTGGCCGATGAACAAGGATGCACCTGGTTTAGAGTGAAGCCACTTCACTGTGCAGGcgtttgtctttctttcatcAATAGTGACGCATGTGCAGCCATTGTACAATTCCCATGTGTCGGTGCGCCGCAAAAACAAATAAGGCACTTGAACTTAAAACCATTCAGTATTTCCATGTGCTGAACAACACATGAGGgcagtgttttccaaaaatGTGGGCATTGAAGGTATTGCACTAAATCAGTTGAAACGTATCTCTTTGTTCTAGGGGaaaatttaaattcatatttcatgGTACATATTTTTctatgtaaacaaaacatttggcTGTGTTCAGATTACCAAACTGAAGTGAGCCGTATCCAATTTGGTGTTTTTCTCAGGGTTGTGTGCACACAGAAATCTGACTGTCAGATCAGATCTGTGTCACTTTGGTATATGATGTGGTCCTAgatcagatatatatatatatatataaaatctttCAACTGTATTATAGTCCTATTTATAAGCTGTACATATCCGActagtcatttttcttttcttttaataaaccACTCTGTACATATTGTAACATATGCTATTTATTACTGCTTAAAGCACTTCTGGTTGGATGTATGCATTTCGATGAGCgcctagtctggtcaagagggggcggGATTAGAGTAAAAGGTCGGAACTGTTCAGTAGCGGGTGAGCAAGAAGAAATAGAACATTTAATTATGATATGGCATTGAAGATATTCATGATGGAATATCacagcatttcaaagtaaaagtgcttgttttgatatggaatggtGTCAActtcataataaaaacatgttaatgatgcaaaataaatctattctctatatatacacactacaGAGATACTCATATACAGCTTCTATAAATATAAgctaatgttgaatgtaatgcaATTAATAATGCGGTAGaaaaccgaatgtcttattaaaCATAAATATGAGTGGCAGATATAGTTATGTTCTATGTCAATATTCTATCACCTCATGTTTACATCAACAGGATATAACAGTTTGACACCTCAGCTCTAGAAACAAATCTCACCCTCAAATGGTAGCTTCATCTATTCCAATCTAATCTTATCTTACCTACAATATCTCCCGCGAGTGATCTCACAAATATGACtctgttgttctgttgttgatgatgcatgtaaaaggtcaaaggtcaatcTGATCTGCCATGAATTGGAATAGAACAATCTGGCTGGTAATCTGAATATGGCCACAGTGTAACCACAATTATTCTGATGCTGAAGTCTAGTTAGTGTACAAATGATGGGGCGTGGGAAGCTGTCATTGACAATGACACCTATTCCTTATGTTGCTTGTTTCACCGTATAAGCTCGGGTATCAAATGGATGATCAAGGTGGCTCCGAGACACAGAGAAAGTTACATGGTTGACAGTATATACGGCAGCTAGTTGTCACGTCATGAGCTTATCTCGTGCAGCATACAAAGAGGAGCTTGTGGAAAGAGAATTGTGGCCCTGAGCCTTGAAAAGTGAAGATTCTTAAACAGGGAGTGAATTCTGTTTTGGGTGAATGTCTAACCAAAGCTAATGTAAGCATATATGGTGAAAGCAGAAATAAGGAATAGGTGTCATTTTCCATTGCAGAGGCAAAGACGTGTGGTGACCCGTTATCCTTGTGGAGATCCATGTAGCGCCGCAAACTGATGGGACTTGTACGATGGCTGTACcgagataaatgtgtttatgtgtttgaaCGAACGTTTAAGTTTCATCAACCTGGCTCGcacccttttctctctctgtggctcGTCGGTCACACTGATCAAGAAAAACCCGCAGGGACACTTTTAAGCACCATGACATGAATAGAATAAAGTGTCATTTGAAGTGACAACCGTATTCAAACGCCAACGTATGTGTTTAGAACACATGGCATATcgagcacaaacacagatatacctaaaaaaaaaaaaaaataaagaagtaaaTAATGCATTTATCTTGCAATAACCACCTGACACATCTGATGTGTTGTCGATTAACATCTCTCTCATACATAGTTCCATCCATTAAGATCATACACtgagaaaatacataaaattaaTACTTTGGCTAATGCTTCACTCACCTCTCGCCAACAACAAAGACTCTTATGGATAGTTTCTCCCGTCTGAAGCTaatatgtttatatactgtaaatagaaATAGAGTAgggtacatatacacataccctcacagtttatataatatactgtatatacgtatgtgtgtgtacagtatgcatACATACGCATGTTGTACATAAGTGTGTATTCACTTTACACTAATCTCTAATATCTGAACAGCTTTGTTGCACTGTTGAATCCCTCCCAGCTGACttgattatagattatagattgATTATAGATGAGCTCACAGTGATTAATTCATTCTGCCTGAGCATCTATCAGGTCACTGGGCACAAATCAATAAAGAATACTTGTTTGCCAGGACTTTCAGacttatcattaaaaaaacaacaaaaagacataaaCTCTTGTGGCTacctgtgatgtgtgtgtatgtatgtattacgTTTATATTCGTAATTTCCTTGTTATTGATATGGAAGCAAAGAGGTCATAAGTGTTTGAATCTGATATAATATATCCTTTCTGCATTAAAATCTctaaaaacagtgaaactaatgttaaatattttgttGAAAAGCTTACTCACTTTAGCCAAGATGTTTCCATGACTCTTTAAATCTATAgaaattctattttattttcatgtattgACGTATATGAAACGAAAGAGGAAGATAATATTCAGTAGGACTATAAACCAGTgtgctgtcttttgtttttgttgttctgtcAAATCACAAGAGttgcaatatttgttaaagcctgAATATATATTTTAGATTCATTactgtcttgatctatacacatcttaaacacattttaaatgtttttcaaatgaaaatgagaataattatgtaaaaatggcatcatatcgcaatcgcaattcctgtcaaaataatcgcaattagatatttattgaaaattgttcagccctactctGGTGTTGTAACATGTTTTGTAGTCAAGGAAAAAGATATTTGACCCGAAGATTTCCGgctaaatttgacaaaaattgataaaaaagGATTTTGAAATTGCGAAAGTTTTTGTTGGTTACTTGTCGGTTTACATTTCATCTTGACATAATTGTAATAATTCTTTGCTTCCATATGTCGAGCTTATTTGATCAGGTTAAAGGGGAAGAGGAAAAGTTTATTATTTAGGCAAACTGTATTATTAGTGATGTGGCGTGACCttgaattggaaaaaaaaaaaaagagtaagcTTATTCTGCTGTTCTTCTCACTGGAAGGAATcaacagtgaaaatgtaaaaataaaatccacGGTGATGACATGGTGgttcatcattttttaaaacaatctgTTCAAACCAACTCTAATTCATGCATTTAGTTTTTGAGGCTGTTCAGTTGTGTTGTGATCACAGTGCACGACCCTGACGTTTTCTGAATCCCGTGTCAAATACAGTGTTGTCCTGCTTTGAAAACGCAGGTTGTTTTTCAATTAAATCTGCACAATGTCTCGTGTCCCATGACTCAGTCTGCTATGGAAGATTTAAAATGCCCAAATAAGgaattgtgttattatttggTCATTTCAAAACACTCCATAGTCTGCTGGGGAGGACAGATTTTAAagtttaatattattatgacTGTTATAATACACAATAATGCCTCTAAGAGCATAGCAGAGCAGGTTGATGGTTGGAGGTAGGGTTGGGAGGTATCTCAGCGTTGGCATTTACAAGACTTTTGGTCATGTTTTTCCCACTTATTACATTCCTATAAAATCTTCTTGCATATTAACACACCTGTCGTCTTCATGACTCAGACAACTCCAGATATCCAGCACCCTCTTCAGTCGTCCTCTAGTGTTTCCATCTTGATCTCGTTCCCCATACTGCACCCGGCCCCGTCCTCGTGATTGGCCGCCGTCTTCTCCAACCCGATTGGATCCTGGGGCTCGGACAGCACGCTGTGAATGGTGGGTTCGTCCTGGAGGGAGGGGGACGGTGGAGACCAGGACACGCCGGTCAATCTGGAGCCTTCTGCCTGAGGACCTGTCCCTATCACTGGGGAGCGGCCGATCAAAGAAGTGCCCCTCTGTCCAGACAAGTGTCCTCTACCCAGGACGGACAACCAGCTGGGAAGCAGCGTGGGAACCTGAGCATGAAGGAGAGGGAGACGTGGGCCATGGCTGGTAAGTTTGacatgttttgattttcatAGAAATCACTTTAGCTGAAAATCACCTGGGTCGGAGAGGAGAGGTCAGCTCGACTGAAACCAAACTGCCTGACTGAAGCTCTCTTGTCAAATGAAGTCATCTCACAAccctgaaacacagcagcagttacCGTCATGACACAGTGACCTCTACCTTCATAACTagttatttactgtataaagTCAGACAGATTTAAACCAATGCTCATTCTACTTCTGCTGACCACAATTTAGATTTCACTACAATAAGTTAAATACATGATTCgattgtgaatttaaaaaggtTTCAGGACCGAAACAAAATATGGAAGGGAACATATTCACTCTtccataataattattataccagcagctctgtgaggaCGAGTAAGAGGTAATCTTCAGTTTACCTGGTCAGGGAAGTCATTGCCGTCCACCTCGTCACTGTTGGACTGACCTCCTGGACTCTGGACCTCGATGCCGTGACTctccaagatggctgcttcttcaaaaacacaaacctgatcATAGCGTATCGACCTTAATCAACAGCAGCCTGAGACGCAAGCAAATGCTGAAGCAAAGAGAAGCTGATCCTCTACTGTTTTGTCCAATAGGctgtagattaaaaaaaaaataaggctgcaacgattattcaattcatcgattactgaattaaccgtcaactattttgataatcgatgaattaattaacaaagacattttgagaacttcataatttccaggtttggtaaagtaatcattagttgcagccctgtgAAAAAATTGACATAACCTGGAAGTCAAATATGTAATgactagggggcgactccactggttgcaaaaagaaaatgagcacACTTCTCAGATGATTTActtcagtaaacatttccctgaagagttaatggtctcTATCTCTTGTCTCAGATGTTCTTCGATAGAACAGGATGTTAATTTAGTAAATCTAATattcgtacacacacacacacgcacacacacaaacagaggtaGACATTACCAATGTTAGCACGCCTCTTGATGTCTTTACGTCGGTTGGCAAACCAGTTGTAGACCTTTAGGGATGTGACTCTCTCCAAATCAGACAGCTTCtttcctgtgacacacacatcaGATAAATGCAGCAGGTCTTTAAGTCAGAATATGTATTTGTAATATGTAAAGCTGTGGTGTAAAACCTCAGCACCCAAAACACTGCTTGTGTATTTAACTACCCAGACTTAACCTACACCTCAGGTGAGGCTGCAGAGCTTTATAAAGGGGATGACTTTTAAGTCCATATTCCAACCCTTCTCTTTCAACATTCATTCTGGTTTCTCAGTAAATCTcttgtgtttcagagaaccagggttaattcttaacccttctgttaccaatcCTCTCTTCACCGAAAGGagttggcatgcgtacttctcattaccacaACTCCTAGACTGTTAGTTatatctagaaaattaaaaaagaaatggaggGTGTACGCTgcctttcgccccatgtcagctgagattggcacagcaccccccgcgatcATTTATATTGCAAAGTTAAACCCTACAgctttaataaagaaaaacaatcatttatttaactttagTCAGAATCATTACATCACAGTACTGCTTTTACATACCTGGTTTCTGAATGACAGCATTGCAGGCATTAGCGATCTCCTCTCTCTTCGCTTCATCGGGGTACTGATTATCACCGAAGTaactacatgcacacacacacacatacacacacactgttaaaatTATAAGCCAATTAAACTGTAAACTCACTCCACTCTTTCCTCCTCCGACACCTCACCTCTCCATAACAGCCAGACACTCCTTCCTCCATGTGAACCTGCTCCCCCGCCGCAGACGGAAGCCCGCAGGGGCAGCACCAAAGGTGGGCGGAGCTTGTGGCCAGTCCATCACCTCCTCCAGAGCCAGTGGGGCAGCTCGCATGGCCAGAGTGGCACCTGAAGTCACAAACACCATACTCCATTAAAACAAGTAAGTTTATATCAAAGTCAGCATGACATTTAGACGGCTTTAGTTACCAAatttttcccccatttttcctgTGTCACAAACTAATGAAATAGTTTTGGATTCAAATGACTCAATTACTGAATGTCTGTGGAATCAAATAACATGATTATGACCGCAGTGGCATCAAGGGAAGGTTCTCAGTCTCAGACCAAGAAAAAGTCCCAGTGACATCAAGAACCTCTTTTAAACCcctatattgtatattgtatattgtattgtgtatactgtgtatacacATATCCATTCAGTTAGACTGtatatttaactttaaaaaaatgaagagaaatcaTTGCATAGCATACACTGTGCCTTTAGTGTATGCATCACATATGTGAAGATACAAAAGTTTCCACTTAAATCGTGACGTACTAAGAGATTTTTATTGAAACAtcatgttcatattttttcccCAGTGGAAACACAGGGTCACTTGAAATAAGACTGTACTCACACTGTTTCATATTGTACTTTCCACTCAACATGACGCAGTGAAGTTATTGTTcaatcacagaaaaacactttgcagtttttttttgtgtcctcaTAATCATACATATCTCAAGATTCTTgagataaatgaaaacatctgcCAAAGCCATCTTTTCTTTCTGCCTCAGTCTTCTTTTACGTTGAAAGGCTTTTTGAATACACATCTGCAACTCGAAAAATATCAAATGCCAAACGCTGTATATCTGCTGCTAAATGAACAGCCTAATAATCCTCTCCTGTTACTTCGGCACTCACTGCTTTGAATACCAGCGAGCGGACGTATAGAATGACCATTCTGCACAGATCAATTACAGCTGTTAGCACAGGGCGTCAAGGATCCAATTCAAGGACAGTACAAATGATTGTTCATTATATTTACACTAACACTGTCTTTGAAAAGAGGTGGTTGATCTCTTTTCAAAGAAAGACTAAATGTCCTGAATACTGTAAGCAGTAGCACTTTTTGAACAGTATGTTGTTTCCACAAATGGAAGATTATGAAAGAAGATACTCTCTTACTCCTttgccacaaaaaaacataataagaGGACACAGTGTTTCGATCCAATGTGGATCTAACTCGGGTGAGACTGATGTTTACAGGAACTATCCATAAAATGTGTTTAGAACTTTAAAACTATGGTAAAAATATGTATGTTAATATAAGAGTTAAGCAAATATAGGAAACAGTGAACAAATATAAATCCAAAGTATAGAGCACCATCAATGatatcaaaatgtattgttttgtctgatttttttcttataaaCACAGGGTTGTAACAAATATTTCCTGCTTTTTCACAGCAATGTCAGATGTTTCTCTATACTATAGTCTCCACGCTTCTTAATTTAACTGTATTCAGCTTTGACTGACTCTTAGACCCCCTACACCGCCGGACcacttgtaagtacaggtgtaagTACACCCTAGGACAGATTGTTATCCGATCTGCGAAATCACTTCGGGAGGTTGTCGGTGGAGACACATTGTGACCACATTGAACAGGAGTATAAATGCAATGAGTCTCCAATGTGTCTccactctaacacacacagctaaagTGAAAGCAGTctcctcttttttgtcttttgtccttTGTTTGCTTATCGAAGATGACTTCCCCTTTGTGGGTGCTCGGAAGTACAAGCATAATTCACTTGAAAGTACTGAATTTAGTACCcaattgttgtgttttgctcTGGTGTAGAAGCACAACCGTTTGCCTCGTACTTGCTTATGCACACATGAGTGACCTACCATCTGAGGGAAAGACTAGGAGATGGTGATGTTCTGTGGTGGCATTACCTGGGTTGGACTTCTCCAGCTGGTACCAGCGAAAGAAGGCCCGCTTTTTCTGCTCGCTGAGGTCCGATCCCTGTTGTAAGAGCCAGTGGGAGATCCGACTCTGACTGATacctgagaggaagaggaacagTCAGATTGGATGCTCCAGTTGTTGCTGGATCTGTAGCTGATCTACCGTCTTGCTCTGAACTGATGAAGCAAATACTCACCTGTTACCTGAGCAACCACAGCCTGGGAAATTCGCCTGTTTGCCAGGAAGGACTTAATCTCCTCTTTGATCAAAACGCTGTCCCTTCTACAAGAACATACAGAATATATTGTTTATTCCAAAGGGAATAAATGACTGGATTTCTAACAGTCAGACCTGACTAAAACATCTGCAACCCAATAAATCACAACCAAAAATCTATGGATAACAgtagctgcagcagctgaataTATGAGAGAATTTGAGGCCTGATTCTGCTGTAATATTCCCTGCATCTTTGGTTTCATCTTCACACACCTCCGAATCAATAACACTCTGATTGCTGCTGTCTGGCTGCAGACTACAGATGAGAGGGTGgagggtgcgtgtgtgtgtacagtatgtgcatataagtgtgtgtgaagtatgtgaaTCCTTGtatcatatttatattcagAGTGTGCTATATGCAGCCTTCTCGATCATCCTGCTTCTTGTAATAGCACCTGCTCTCTGTAGCCTTGAGCCATGTTGGCACGTACACCACTTTCATACCAAAAATACAGTCATTGTTGGACCAGTCATAGTTAAGATCCTTATCATGGTTGCGACAAACCAAATGCCACTGTGCCCTCAGTTGTGCCTCTCTTTTATTGGATAGGAATCTCAAGAATAAAACCAAAGCATTGTGACGCATTCAGGTCATATATAGTGTTGAAAATCTGGTGCGGTCTCCCATGCAAAATTAGTCCTAAATGCTCTGAGGGGGTTTAGGATTCAGGTTCATATACCCAGGTCAAGTTGAAACATCTTACCTCATCAGGTACTCCACCTTTTCATCAACATCTATGTCCTCTTCACTGGCCTCAAACCCGTAGCCTGGTGCCGACATGCCGCCGCTAACCACACCAAGAGGAAAGCGGGGTGGTGACAGCTTCCCATTGCTGACACCAACCAGACCATTCTGAGCTCCCGCGGTCATGATGACCGGCGAGGCTACCGGAACCGGAAGAGGCAGAGCGGTGGCATCGAAGGTATGGCTAGGCGATGCTGAGAGTTGGTTGTCTGGAAAGTTCGTCTGAGTGGCAGCTGAAGTCGTGGAGGAAGAGGCGGCAACAGTGCTGGAAGATGAGGGTGGCATATAGGAAGGTTTGTCTGTCGACTTGTGACGGTCAAGGTGGTCCAGGGTGTCCAGGGCGTGCAGGACCTCCGCCTGGGTGATCCCCGTCCTCCTCAGCCTCTGGAGGAGGTCAATTTGCTCGATGGTGAACCGAGGCTCCTCACACTGCTGGAACATCCTGGAggaaaaatcaacaacattAATACCGAAGAGTATTTACTCAGGTGCTGCAATTTCaagcatttgtttaatttagccCTCCCACTTTGTAATACTTTACTGTAAGTGAAATAAGTATGCGTTGGACAGTTTAAGAACAGGCATGGCAGCTTATTGGCATTAGCTGCGTTTTGTTTCGGTCTGACATGTGTGCTCAAGTTCAACAACCAGTGGTGCTCAAgaattaaccctaaccctaacccacaagTCAAATTGAATAGACCTCAGTCAGTACATGCATCCATCAAGACAGGACTAAGGATTATTGCCATTATTATTACAGACTACAGGTCAAATAGGATAACTGTGTGCTCGTTTTCAGGTCTGCAATGGAGTCAAGCAAAGGAGCATTTTATCCCCTACTTTGTTTAATTTTAGCATGAACAATCTCTCAAAACAGTTAAACGTGTGCAGAACTGGCTGTATGGTTGGAAGTACGGTAGTGAACCATCTCACGTACGCTGATCATTTGGTGGGGTTTTTTAGCCCAAATTCAGCTGGTCTCCATGTGAGTTCTGGATACACTGCACAGCATGACATATAATCCCACAAAAATGAGTTATCATGATCTGCCGAACTAAGGAAGATACATGTATGAATTTCCTGATTTTAGATTGCTGGGCAATGTTCTGAGCATCTGCAGTGACAATGAAATATCTTGTGTCATATAATGATGCTTTAAGACTCTTGTTAAAAAGGCCCAGATGGACTAGTGCCAGTCAATTGTTTGTGACTGCTCGAGTCAATACCTTACAGATGGTTTTAAGAAATCTAATACACAGATTTATTTGTTGACTCAATGAGTCTGAAAATAGAGTTATTTAAATACTGACAAGCATTACCTACAGTGACACACATTGCACATCTCAGCTTTGGAAAAACTGGTATAATtgctttctaaaaaaaatagatattttttattgttttattgtttgcttctgtttctttttattgtttttttttgtatattataGACCTAAGTCTGCAATTAAGTCTATATATTACTATTACTGTTATACCTTCAATTACATTTTCATAGCTTGATTGACTATATGCATTGAAGTTTATGTCCCTGAAAGCATGGAGACAGAGCAAAAATGAGCTATGTCACATCTGTTAGCCTACTGCCTGCAGatttacagcacacacacacgcacacacaaagataGAGCTCAGAAGCTGCCATCCAGATCTTAAGTGCATTCCTCTCGATTAAATAAGAATTTTATTGCAGCGGATGCTTTCAACCCAAATGATCACACTACACAGACTCAGTTTGGTTTGTATTATTgcaaagacaaatgtttttaaGCCTAATCTGTGCTCCCTTTATGCCATTTGTTCTTAAATGTgcacccccccccaaaaaaaaaaccttattatATTAATAGTGAGTGAAGTAAATAAGCAGGAGATTAACAGACCGATGAGACAGCACATCTGTCTTCATGCTTGTCTTTCTAATGCCaagaagagaaacagacagagggGAGAATCAAAGTCAGCAGACATGTCAACacttacagagagagagagggagggagggagagagagagagagagagagagagagagggagggtgaggttgagagtgtgtgtttgcatgtgtgtgtatcttgggaaaaatgccaagaaaaaTTTACATCTCAGCCAGCCAAGCTCCATactttctctgctgcagaggatGAGTCATGCCGTAGACTGTTAGTCAGTTAAACTGATAAACAGGATTGATAAAGACGGCAAAATCATGGCCACCTCAGCAATGTTGTTGTTCCCAAGACATCAAAATGTAGCACTCTGGTTTTTTGTTGTGCATTTCCAATTAAAACATATTCTAGTTTGccacagtttattttattcatgatcCAAACCatatt is a genomic window of Solea senegalensis isolate Sse05_10M linkage group LG7, IFAPA_SoseM_1, whole genome shotgun sequence containing:
- the LOC122771938 gene encoding homeobox-containing protein 1-like isoform X4, whose amino-acid sequence is MKTDVLSHRMFQQCEEPRFTIEQIDLLQRLRRTGITQAEVLHALDTLDHLDRHKSTDKPSYMPPSSSSTVAASSSTTSAATQTNFPDNQLSASPSHTFDATALPLPVPVASPVIMTAGAQNGLVGVSNGKLSPPRFPLGVVSGGMSAPGYGFEASEEDIDVDEKVEYLMRRDSVLIKEEIKSFLANRRISQAVVAQVTGISQSRISHWLLQQGSDLSEQKKRAFFRWYQLEKSNPGATLAMRAAPLALEEVMDWPQAPPTFGAAPAGFRLRRGSRFTWRKECLAVMESYFGDNQYPDEAKREEIANACNAVIQKPGKKLSDLERVTSLKVYNWFANRRKDIKRRANIEAAILESHGIEVQSPGGQSNSDEVDGNDFPDQGCEMTSFDKRASVRQFGFSRADLSSPTQVPTLLPSWLSVLGRGHLSGQRGTSLIGRSPVIGTGPQAEGSRLTGVSWSPPSPSLQDEPTIHSVLSEPQDPIGLEKTAANHEDGAGCSMGNEIKMETLEDD
- the LOC122771938 gene encoding homeobox-containing protein 1-like isoform X5; this translates as MRNRGDILGKLSVSVCAGAPRQHIYGGINVGGGSATGILRMFQQCEEPRFTIEQIDLLQRLRRTGITQAEVLHALDTLDHLDRHKSTDKPSYMPPSSSSTVAASSSTTSAATQTNFPDNQLSASPSHTFDATALPLPVPVASPVIMTAGAQNGLVGVSNGKLSPPRFPLGVVSGGMSAPGYGFEASEEDIDVDEKVEYLMRRDSVLIKEEIKSFLANRRISQAVVAQVTGISQSRISHWLLQQGSDLSEQKKRAFFRWYQLEKSNPGATLAMRAAPLALEEVMDWPQAPPTFGAAPAGFRLRRGSRFTWRKECLAVMESYFGDNQYPDEAKREEIANACNAVIQKPGKKLSDLERVTSLKVYNWFANRRKDIKRRANIEAAILESHGIEVQSPGGQSNSDEVDGNDFPDQVN
- the LOC122771938 gene encoding homeobox-containing protein 1-like isoform X1, with protein sequence MRNRGDILGKLSVSVCAGAPRQHIYGGINVGGGSATGILRMFQQCEEPRFTIEQIDLLQRLRRTGITQAEVLHALDTLDHLDRHKSTDKPSYMPPSSSSTVAASSSTTSAATQTNFPDNQLSASPSHTFDATALPLPVPVASPVIMTAGAQNGLVGVSNGKLSPPRFPLGVVSGGMSAPGYGFEASEEDIDVDEKVEYLMRRDSVLIKEEIKSFLANRRISQAVVAQVTGISQSRISHWLLQQGSDLSEQKKRAFFRWYQLEKSNPGATLAMRAAPLALEEVMDWPQAPPTFGAAPAGFRLRRGSRFTWRKECLAVMESYFGDNQYPDEAKREEIANACNAVIQKPGKKLSDLERVTSLKVYNWFANRRKDIKRRANIEAAILESHGIEVQSPGGQSNSDEVDGNDFPDQGCEMTSFDKRASVRQFGFSRADLSSPTQVPTLLPSWLSVLGRGHLSGQRGTSLIGRSPVIGTGPQAEGSRLTGVSWSPPSPSLQDEPTIHSVLSEPQDPIGLEKTAANHEDGAGCSMGNEIKMETLEDD
- the LOC122771938 gene encoding homeobox-containing protein 1-like isoform X3; amino-acid sequence: MRNRGDILGKLSVSVCAGAPRQHIYGGINVGGGSATGILRMFQQCEEPRFTIEQIDLLQRLRRTGITQAEVLHALDTLDHLDRHKSTDKPSYMPPSSSSTVAASSSTTSAATQTNFPDNQLSASPSHTFDATALPLPVPVASPVIMTAGAQNGLVGVSNGKLSPPRFPLGVVSGGMSAPGYGFEASEEDIDVDEKVEYLMRRDSVLIKEEIKSFLANRRISQAVVAQVTGISQSRISHWLLQQGSDLSEQKKRAFFRWYQLEKSNPGATLAMRAAPLALEEVMDWPQAPPTFGAAPAGFRLRRGSRFTWRKECLAVMESYFGDNQYPDEAKREEIANACNAVIQKPGKKLSDLERVTSLKVYNWFANRRKDIKRRANIAILESHGIEVQSPGGQSNSDEVDGNDFPDQGCEMTSFDKRASVRQFGFSRADLSSPTQVPTLLPSWLSVLGRGHLSGQRGTSLIGRSPVIGTGPQAEGSRLTGVSWSPPSPSLQDEPTIHSVLSEPQDPIGLEKTAANHEDGAGCSMGNEIKMETLEDD
- the LOC122771938 gene encoding homeobox-containing protein 1-like isoform X2, producing the protein MRNRGDILGKLSVSVCAGAPRQHIYGGINVGGGSATGILRMFQQCEEPRFTIEQIDLLQRLRRTGITQAEVLHALDTLDHLDRHKSTDKPSYMPPSSSSTVAASSSTTSAATQTNFPDNQLSASPSHTFDATALPLPVPVASPVIMTAGAQNGLVGVSNGKLSPPRFPLGVVSGGMSAPGYGFEASEEDIDVDEKVEYLMRRDSVLIKEEIKSFLANRRISQAVVAQVTGISQSRISHWLLQQGSDLSEQKKRAFFRWYQLEKSNPGATLAMRAAPLALEEVMDWPQAPPTFGAAPAGFRLRRGSRFTWRKECLAVMESYFGDNQYPDEAKREEIANACNAVIQKPGKKLSDLERVTSLKVYNWFANRRKDIKRRANIAAILESHGIEVQSPGGQSNSDEVDGNDFPDQGCEMTSFDKRASVRQFGFSRADLSSPTQVPTLLPSWLSVLGRGHLSGQRGTSLIGRSPVIGTGPQAEGSRLTGVSWSPPSPSLQDEPTIHSVLSEPQDPIGLEKTAANHEDGAGCSMGNEIKMETLEDD